In Kineococcus sp. NBC_00420, a single genomic region encodes these proteins:
- a CDS encoding PilZ domain-containing protein, whose product MDGAQGGMLMTEGPAVDTTVTLMPTTTTSGAAAVWHTGTVRSWTAGAAGLVITSHVSATPDTVEALDGQRVWVSTDAGDSGSVTPHAVFQAVAQAHRDDELALTGVMLLASETRRGAVRAPASVPAHLTMAEGVADVRTIDYSRTGMRIEGAMDMPAHTDVDVSLELGDGFEVHARGEVLRVDEESGEAVVRFVELEEGAAQALERSVLSELAKQSRS is encoded by the coding sequence ATGGACGGCGCGCAGGGCGGCATGCTCATGACCGAAGGACCGGCGGTGGACACCACGGTCACGCTCATGCCCACGACGACGACGTCCGGTGCCGCGGCCGTCTGGCACACCGGCACCGTGCGCTCCTGGACGGCGGGAGCCGCCGGCCTCGTCATCACCAGCCACGTCAGCGCGACCCCCGACACCGTCGAAGCCCTCGACGGCCAGCGCGTCTGGGTCAGCACCGACGCCGGCGACTCCGGCTCCGTCACCCCCCACGCCGTCTTCCAGGCCGTCGCCCAGGCCCACCGCGACGACGAACTCGCCCTCACCGGCGTCATGCTGCTCGCCTCCGAGACCCGACGAGGCGCCGTCCGCGCCCCCGCCTCCGTCCCCGCGCACCTGACGATGGCCGAAGGCGTCGCCGACGTCCGCACCATCGACTACTCCCGCACCGGCATGCGCATCGAAGGCGCGATGGACATGCCCGCCCACACCGACGTCGACGTCTCCCTGGAACTCGGCGACGGGTTCGAGGTGCACGCCCGCGGCGAGGTGCTGCGCGTGGACGAGGAGTCCGGCGAGGCCGTGGTGCGCTTCGTCGAGCTCGAGGAGGGCGCGGCGCAGGCGCTCGAACGCAGCGTGCTGAGCGAGCTGGCCAAGCAGTCGCGCAGCTGA
- a CDS encoding SigE family RNA polymerase sigma factor: MDVHHERDDAFTAWARGAVPQLERIAQLLAGDAHAGQDLVQDVLERMYPRWGRIDDPDAYARRSLTHAVTSRWRYRARRPEAAWDTDRDVADARSGTATVEHRLDLLAALAQLPARQRAVVVLRYLEDRTEHDVADLLDVSVGTVKSQTARALTRLRSAGLLEPATLNPGSTR, encoded by the coding sequence GTGGACGTGCACCACGAACGTGACGACGCCTTCACCGCGTGGGCCCGGGGTGCCGTTCCGCAGCTGGAACGCATCGCCCAGCTGCTCGCCGGGGACGCGCACGCCGGTCAGGACCTCGTGCAGGACGTCCTGGAACGGATGTACCCGCGGTGGGGCCGCATCGACGACCCGGACGCCTACGCCCGGCGGTCCCTCACCCACGCCGTCACCTCCCGGTGGCGCTACCGCGCGCGTCGTCCCGAGGCGGCGTGGGACACCGACCGCGACGTGGCCGACGCCCGATCGGGGACAGCGACCGTGGAGCACCGCCTCGACCTGCTGGCCGCGCTGGCGCAACTGCCCGCCCGCCAACGGGCCGTCGTCGTCCTGCGCTACCTCGAGGACCGCACCGAGCACGACGTCGCCGACCTCCTCGACGTCAGCGTGGGCACGGTCAAGAGCCAGACCGCGCGGGCCCTGACCCGGCTCCGGTCGGCCGGACTGCTGGAGCCCGCCACCCTCAACCCCGGGAGCACGCGATGA
- a CDS encoding AzlC family ABC transporter permease, translating to MSDVAPAPPDRPAVVRQGLSVALATGLYGVSFGALSVTSGLSVLQTCLLSLLLFSGGSQFALVGVLGGGGSVGAAVAASSLLGLRNALYGLQLNPTLRPRGWQRIVVPQLTIDESTAVAVAQTAPALRRVGFWVTGLGVYVGWNVMTLVGALAGNALGDPKRFGLDAAASAAFAGLLWPRLRAREPVAIAVVGALLTTALVPVVPPGLPVIAAALAGSVLAWCWRGKAAA from the coding sequence GTGAGCGACGTCGCCCCCGCGCCCCCCGACCGTCCGGCGGTCGTCCGGCAAGGCCTCTCCGTCGCCCTCGCGACCGGGCTCTACGGCGTCAGCTTCGGGGCCCTCAGCGTCACCAGCGGACTGAGCGTGCTGCAGACCTGCCTGCTCTCGCTGCTGCTGTTCAGCGGCGGGTCGCAGTTCGCGCTCGTCGGGGTGCTCGGGGGTGGCGGCAGCGTCGGGGCGGCGGTCGCGGCGTCGTCACTGCTGGGGCTGCGCAACGCGCTGTACGGGTTGCAGCTCAACCCGACGCTGCGACCGCGCGGCTGGCAGCGGATCGTCGTGCCCCAGCTGACGATCGACGAGTCCACGGCGGTCGCCGTCGCGCAGACTGCCCCCGCGCTGCGGCGGGTCGGTTTCTGGGTGACCGGGCTCGGCGTCTACGTCGGGTGGAACGTCATGACCCTCGTCGGTGCCCTGGCCGGCAACGCCCTCGGGGATCCGAAGCGCTTCGGCCTGGACGCGGCCGCGTCGGCGGCGTTCGCCGGGCTGCTCTGGCCGCGGCTGCGCGCGCGGGAACCCGTCGCGATCGCCGTCGTGGGCGCCCTGCTCACCACCGCGCTCGTCCCCGTCGTCCCGCCGGGGCTGCCGGTGATCGCGGCGGCGCTCGCGGGTTCCGTGCTCGCGTGGTGCTGGCGCGGGAAGGCTGCCGCGTGA
- a CDS encoding AzlD domain-containing protein, translating into MSVWVAVLAAAAIAFAAKFAGYVVPPAVLEEPRVRRVTGVLPAALLASLVVLQTFTTGPHLVLDARAAGLAVAVVALVCRAPFIVVVVLAAVTAAGLRALGWG; encoded by the coding sequence GTGAGCGTCTGGGTGGCCGTGCTCGCGGCCGCGGCGATCGCGTTCGCCGCCAAGTTCGCCGGCTACGTCGTGCCGCCGGCGGTCCTCGAGGAACCCCGCGTGCGTCGGGTCACGGGGGTGCTGCCCGCCGCGTTGCTGGCCTCGCTCGTCGTGCTGCAGACGTTCACGACCGGACCGCACCTCGTCCTCGACGCCCGGGCCGCGGGGCTCGCCGTCGCGGTGGTCGCCCTGGTCTGCCGGGCGCCGTTCATCGTCGTCGTGGTGCTCGCCGCCGTGACCGCGGCGGGGTTGCGCGCCCTCGGGTGGGGCTGA
- a CDS encoding class I SAM-dependent methyltransferase: protein MNDSEAIELYYDDFAPHYVPGWRSLEHYGPLVADFLLREVTPECRVLDVGCGPGQLTRDLAPDVHVTGTDLSPGMLAEANLGRPDGRYEQHDFHDPLPGSWGRFDVVVAVGCLEFCRDLPGTLGNLADVCAPGARVLVGIVEDRTTPGSSRRAFSEDGLPGIDMHAYDATAQLAAITAAGLSPWSYRFVPAWRHDEYSYVVRYGLWELRADGTGALRVS from the coding sequence GTGAACGACAGCGAAGCCATCGAGCTCTACTACGACGACTTCGCCCCGCACTACGTGCCGGGCTGGCGGTCGCTGGAGCACTACGGCCCGCTCGTCGCGGACTTCCTGCTGCGTGAGGTGACGCCGGAGTGCCGCGTCCTCGACGTCGGCTGCGGGCCGGGGCAGCTGACCCGCGACCTCGCCCCCGACGTCCACGTCACGGGTACCGACCTCTCCCCCGGCATGCTCGCGGAGGCGAACCTCGGCCGGCCCGACGGTCGCTACGAGCAGCACGACTTCCACGACCCCTTGCCCGGTTCCTGGGGACGCTTCGACGTCGTCGTCGCCGTGGGCTGCCTGGAGTTCTGCCGCGACCTGCCGGGGACGTTGGGCAACCTCGCCGACGTGTGCGCGCCCGGGGCGCGGGTGCTGGTCGGGATCGTCGAGGACCGCACCACGCCGGGCAGTTCGCGGCGCGCGTTCTCCGAGGACGGGCTGCCCGGGATCGACATGCACGCCTACGACGCCACCGCGCAGCTCGCGGCGATCACCGCGGCGGGGTTGTCGCCGTGGTCGTACCGGTTCGTGCCGGCCTGGCGCCACGACGAGTACTCCTACGTCGTGCGCTACGGGTTGTGGGAGCTGCGCGCGGACGGGACCGGAGCACTGAGGGTGTCGTAG
- a CDS encoding GGDEF domain-containing protein: protein MTCTAVGEEASSTLLSFAEAASRVLEHLEAQLPLGMWAVTRRDGEEQVLLEVRDHLHGSVNGDRVPWRGSLCEAMTQGEAGSTGATLLVPAYADRPAVREWGVRAYVGAAIRTDVEVFGTVCGFHPQELDPATVRGLQPLLDLLAALLGQILVAEKLRERAFAREAELRRLATRDHLTGLATRAVFADRLEHALDLHRSTGRALTVLLFDLDDFKSVNDTLGHAAGDEVLVALAQHWQPIIQPGNTLARLGGDEFALLVESGLSVGEVSKRAEAVLAGRHEIAGTAITVGVSVGLAHLPGQAPTLDAKEFLGRADAAMYAAKRAGKGRLVDYDTLSAPVPSARSSHNP, encoded by the coding sequence ATGACGTGCACCGCGGTGGGTGAGGAGGCCTCCTCGACCCTGCTCTCCTTCGCCGAGGCCGCGTCCCGGGTGCTGGAGCACCTCGAGGCGCAGCTCCCGCTGGGGATGTGGGCGGTCACCCGTCGCGACGGGGAGGAACAGGTCCTCCTCGAGGTCCGCGACCACCTCCACGGTTCGGTCAACGGTGACCGGGTCCCCTGGCGGGGGTCGCTGTGCGAGGCGATGACGCAGGGAGAGGCCGGTTCCACCGGGGCGACCCTCCTCGTGCCCGCCTACGCGGACCGGCCCGCGGTCCGGGAGTGGGGCGTCCGCGCCTACGTGGGCGCGGCGATCCGCACCGACGTCGAGGTCTTCGGAACCGTCTGCGGCTTCCACCCGCAAGAGCTCGACCCGGCCACCGTACGGGGACTGCAGCCGTTGCTGGACCTGCTGGCGGCCCTGCTCGGTCAGATCCTGGTCGCCGAGAAGCTGCGCGAACGGGCCTTCGCGCGCGAGGCCGAACTGCGTCGCCTCGCCACCCGCGACCACCTGACCGGGTTGGCGACGCGGGCGGTGTTCGCCGACCGGCTCGAGCACGCCCTGGACCTGCACCGCAGCACCGGCCGGGCCCTGACCGTCCTGCTCTTCGACCTCGACGACTTCAAGAGCGTCAACGACACCCTCGGCCACGCCGCGGGCGACGAGGTGCTGGTGGCGCTGGCGCAGCACTGGCAGCCGATCATCCAGCCGGGGAACACCCTGGCCCGGTTGGGCGGTGACGAGTTCGCCCTGCTGGTCGAGAGCGGGCTCAGCGTGGGCGAGGTGTCGAAGCGGGCCGAGGCGGTGCTGGCCGGCCGGCACGAGATCGCCGGCACGGCGATCACCGTCGGGGTCAGCGTCGGGCTGGCGCACCTCCCGGGGCAGGCACCCACCCTCGACGCCAAGGAGTTCCTGGGTCGCGCCGACGCCGCGATGTACGCGGCCAAGCGGGCCGGCAAGGGACGCCTCGTCGACTACGACACCCTCAGTGCTCCGGTCCCGTCCGCGCGCAGCTCCCACAACCCGTAG
- a CDS encoding class I SAM-dependent methyltransferase — protein MPPVFDVLRRRPDIEAPELVAVDAADRLLLDEAAPALAGADVAVIGDDYGAITLGALAGHHPARVRVHQDRLSGELALAANAATLGLDGFRSHPVPNAALVAGAGVVLVKLPRSLEALDATARLIARHAAPDVRVFAGGRVKHMTRGMNDVLGYAFTEVDASLGRQKARVLRASGPRADVAEAAPRRVHHDDVGLWACAVGGAFAGAGIDIGTRVLLEHLHVVARSDPGTVLDLGCGTGLLAAAAARAFPAARVLATDESADAVASAELTAAANGVAVTVTRDDAGACIPDASVDLVLLNPPFHAGATVHAAIASKVFRAAARVLAPGGTLLTVWNSHLTYRGELERVVGPTRQVARTPKFTLTRSTRVDSAQ, from the coding sequence ATCCCACCCGTCTTCGACGTCCTCCGGCGCCGGCCCGACATCGAGGCGCCCGAACTCGTCGCGGTCGACGCGGCGGACCGGCTCCTGCTCGACGAGGCCGCCCCGGCGCTCGCGGGCGCCGACGTCGCGGTGATCGGCGACGACTACGGGGCCATCACCCTGGGGGCGCTCGCGGGCCACCACCCGGCGCGGGTCCGCGTCCACCAGGACCGGCTGTCGGGGGAGCTCGCGCTCGCCGCGAACGCCGCGACCCTCGGCCTGGACGGGTTCCGCTCCCACCCCGTGCCGAACGCCGCGCTGGTGGCCGGCGCGGGCGTGGTGCTGGTGAAGCTGCCGCGCAGCCTCGAAGCCCTCGACGCCACCGCACGGCTCATCGCCCGGCACGCCGCCCCGGACGTCCGCGTGTTCGCGGGTGGTCGGGTCAAGCACATGACGCGCGGGATGAACGACGTCCTCGGGTACGCGTTCACCGAGGTGGACGCGAGCCTCGGCCGGCAGAAGGCCCGGGTGCTGCGTGCGTCCGGGCCCCGCGCCGACGTCGCCGAGGCCGCGCCCCGCCGGGTCCACCACGACGACGTCGGGCTCTGGGCCTGCGCGGTGGGCGGGGCGTTCGCGGGCGCCGGCATCGACATCGGGACCCGGGTGCTGCTGGAGCACCTCCACGTCGTGGCCCGGTCGGATCCCGGCACCGTCCTCGACCTCGGCTGCGGTACCGGACTCCTCGCCGCCGCGGCCGCCCGGGCGTTCCCCGCGGCCCGGGTCCTCGCCACCGACGAGTCCGCGGACGCCGTCGCCAGCGCCGAGCTGACGGCCGCGGCCAACGGCGTCGCCGTCACCGTCACCCGTGACGACGCCGGTGCGTGCATCCCCGACGCCAGCGTCGACCTGGTGCTGCTGAACCCGCCCTTCCACGCGGGCGCGACGGTCCACGCGGCGATCGCCTCGAAGGTGTTCCGGGCGGCGGCCCGCGTGCTCGCGCCCGGTGGCACGTTGTTGACGGTCTGGAACTCCCACCTCACCTACCGCGGAGAGCTCGAGCGCGTCGTCGGACCGACCCGCCAGGTCGCCCGCACCCCGAAGTTCACCCTCACGCGCAGCACTCGGGTGGACTCGGCTCAATGA
- a CDS encoding TetR/AcrR family transcriptional regulator produces the protein MSAREAIALAALDLVAAGGVEAVSVRTVAARAGVSPGSVQHHYGTKQQLLVAAVELVGRRVRARLETAAADADPTERLRTLARQLLPLDDRRRDEARVWLAFVARAAVDPEIAALHSREWAALQAVFAALLAARRPGAAAVTPADDDAAAHLLAVLDGLAVAGIAEDGRMGPDRTSRLLDDLLERWPLS, from the coding sequence GTGTCCGCACGAGAGGCCATCGCGCTCGCCGCGCTCGACCTGGTCGCCGCCGGCGGGGTCGAAGCCGTCAGCGTGCGCACGGTGGCGGCGCGCGCCGGCGTCAGCCCCGGCTCCGTCCAGCACCACTACGGGACGAAGCAGCAGCTCCTGGTCGCCGCGGTGGAACTCGTCGGCCGACGCGTCCGGGCCCGTCTCGAGACCGCCGCCGCCGACGCGGACCCGACGGAGCGCCTGCGCACCCTGGCCCGGCAGCTGCTCCCCCTGGACGACCGGCGCCGCGACGAGGCCCGGGTGTGGCTGGCCTTCGTCGCCCGCGCCGCCGTCGACCCCGAGATCGCCGCCCTGCACAGCCGTGAGTGGGCGGCCCTGCAGGCGGTCTTCGCCGCCCTGCTCGCCGCCCGTCGCCCCGGCGCGGCCGCCGTCACCCCCGCCGACGACGACGCCGCTGCGCACCTGCTCGCGGTCCTCGACGGCCTGGCCGTCGCCGGCATCGCCGAGGACGGCCGCATGGGCCCCGACCGCACCTCGCGTCTGCTCGACGACCTGCTGGAACGCTGGCCACTATCGTGA
- a CDS encoding CPBP family glutamic-type intramembrane protease: MPAWSAPVSWAVFVLALGLAGVAAAAAEVGTGEGWFVRAAPALTTLLVAVPLLLVVHRRRRTVLALRNPRQAVVGAGVVLTSAVAVFGVGAAAGATRVSGVDASVLVTFLVLNTLAALALEAVPEELAFRGGVFGALASRVPTLPAAAATTALFVLAPAASISLTWAVGSALGLPVPPPTFAPGGQDPVAYAVLLAVFGSMLVLARLATGSVWACVAAHLTFLTVNRTVFPSASFRTGVDVAVAPGAELLVLVYLGLATAGFAVLARRHRTGR; this comes from the coding sequence GTGCCCGCGTGGTCGGCGCCGGTCAGCTGGGCCGTGTTCGTCCTGGCCCTCGGTCTCGCCGGTGTCGCCGCCGCCGCAGCCGAGGTCGGGACCGGCGAGGGGTGGTTCGTGCGGGCGGCCCCGGCCCTCACGACGCTGCTGGTCGCCGTCCCCCTGCTGCTGGTGGTGCACCGTCGCCGGCGCACGGTGCTGGCCCTGCGGAACCCCCGTCAGGCGGTGGTCGGCGCAGGCGTCGTCCTCACGTCCGCCGTCGCGGTCTTCGGGGTGGGTGCGGCCGCCGGCGCCACCCGCGTCAGCGGGGTCGACGCCTCCGTGCTGGTGACCTTCCTGGTGCTCAACACACTGGCCGCGCTGGCCCTGGAGGCGGTGCCGGAGGAGCTGGCGTTCCGGGGCGGGGTGTTCGGGGCACTGGCGTCCCGGGTGCCGACCCTGCCGGCCGCCGCCGCGACCACGGCCCTCTTCGTGCTGGCGCCGGCCGCGTCGATCTCCCTCACGTGGGCGGTGGGCTCCGCCCTGGGCCTGCCGGTGCCGCCCCCGACCTTCGCGCCGGGCGGGCAGGACCCGGTGGCCTACGCGGTGCTGCTCGCCGTCTTCGGGTCGATGCTCGTGCTGGCCCGGCTGGCGACGGGATCGGTGTGGGCCTGCGTCGCCGCGCACCTGACGTTCCTGACCGTCAACCGCACCGTGTTCCCCAGCGCGTCCTTCCGCACCGGGGTCGACGTCGCCGTCGCTCCCGGGGCCGAGCTCCTCGTCCTGGTCTACCTGGGCCTGGCGACGGCCGGGTTCGCCGTCCTGGCCCGGCGACACCGGACCGGGCGCTGA
- a CDS encoding CCA tRNA nucleotidyltransferase, with protein MEQARTRAITALEPVMPLLVDLGRVFERAGFELSLVGGPVRDAFLGRRSADLDFTTDARPDDTVRLLKAWGDAHWEIGRDFGTIGARKKDVVVEVTTYRSESYDVDSRKPEVAYGDDLVGDLSRRDFTVNAMAMRLPSLDFADPHDGLTDLAAGVLRTPGTAERSFSDDPLRMMRAARFAAQLKMRVAPDVVTAMTAMAERITIVSAERVRVELEKMLLAVDPVAGLRLLVDTGLAERVLPELPALQLEIDEHHRHKDVYEHSLTVLEQAIALEGSGPDDEVPGPDLLLRLSALLHDIGKPRTRRFEEGGGVSFHHHEVVGAKLVAKRLKALRFDNDTIKSVARLTELHLRFHGYGDGEWTDSAVRRYVTDAGPLLPRLHRLTRSDCTTRNARKAKRLSDAYDDLETRIARLREQEELDSIRPDLDGTQIMALLGIGPSRVVGRAYQHLLGLRMDRGPLGPEVAEQELRAWWAEQPESAGS; from the coding sequence ATGGAGCAGGCCAGGACGCGCGCGATCACCGCGCTGGAACCGGTCATGCCGTTGCTGGTCGACCTCGGCCGCGTCTTCGAGCGGGCCGGGTTCGAGCTGTCCCTCGTCGGCGGGCCGGTCCGCGACGCCTTCCTGGGGCGCCGCTCCGCCGACCTCGACTTCACCACCGACGCCCGCCCCGACGACACCGTCCGGCTGCTGAAGGCCTGGGGTGACGCGCACTGGGAGATCGGCCGCGACTTCGGCACGATCGGCGCGCGCAAGAAGGACGTCGTGGTCGAGGTGACGACGTACCGCTCCGAGAGCTACGACGTCGACTCCCGCAAACCCGAGGTCGCCTACGGTGACGACCTCGTCGGGGACCTGTCGCGGCGCGACTTCACCGTCAACGCGATGGCGATGCGGCTGCCGTCGCTGGACTTCGCCGACCCGCACGACGGTCTCACCGACCTCGCCGCGGGCGTCCTGCGCACCCCCGGGACGGCCGAGCGGTCCTTCTCCGACGACCCGCTGCGGATGATGCGCGCGGCCCGGTTCGCGGCCCAGCTGAAGATGCGGGTCGCGCCCGACGTCGTGACCGCGATGACGGCGATGGCCGAGCGGATCACCATCGTCTCGGCCGAACGCGTGCGGGTGGAGCTGGAGAAGATGCTGCTCGCGGTCGACCCGGTGGCGGGTCTGCGGCTGCTGGTGGACACCGGCCTGGCCGAGCGGGTGCTGCCGGAACTGCCGGCGCTGCAGCTGGAGATCGACGAGCACCACCGGCACAAGGACGTCTACGAGCACTCCCTGACCGTGCTCGAGCAGGCGATCGCCCTGGAGGGCTCCGGCCCCGACGACGAGGTGCCGGGCCCGGACCTGCTGCTGCGGCTGTCCGCGCTGCTGCACGACATCGGCAAGCCCCGCACCCGCCGGTTCGAGGAGGGCGGCGGCGTGAGCTTCCACCACCACGAGGTCGTCGGCGCCAAGCTGGTGGCGAAGCGGTTGAAGGCCCTGCGCTTCGACAACGACACCATCAAGAGCGTCGCCCGCCTCACCGAGCTGCACCTGCGCTTCCACGGCTACGGCGACGGGGAGTGGACGGACTCCGCCGTCCGCCGCTACGTCACCGACGCTGGCCCGCTGCTGCCGCGCCTGCACCGGCTGACCCGCAGCGACTGCACGACCCGCAACGCCCGCAAGGCCAAGCGGCTCTCCGACGCCTACGACGACCTCGAGACCCGGATCGCCCGCCTGCGGGAGCAGGAGGAGCTCGACTCGATCCGTCCCGACCTCGACGGCACCCAGATCATGGCGCTGCTCGGGATCGGACCCTCCCGCGTCGTCGGCCGCGCCTACCAGCACCTGCTGGGGCTGCGGATGGACCGCGGCCCGCTGGGGCCCGAGGTCGCAGAGCAGGAGCTGCGCGCGTGGTGGGCCGAGCAGCCGGAGTCCGCCGGGTCCTGA
- a CDS encoding NUDIX hydrolase: MVKPAREPRRRLPTVQETSSGGLVVDLSTGVPRAAVICRLNRAGRQEWCLPKGHLEGEETLEEAAVREIEEETGIRGEIVEDLGSIDYWFSADGRRIHKVVHLFLLKATGGTLTVENDPDAEAIDVEWIAFSDLDARLAFPNERRAALAATALLGELA; the protein is encoded by the coding sequence ATGGTCAAGCCTGCCCGGGAGCCGCGTCGCCGGCTGCCCACCGTGCAGGAGACGTCCTCGGGTGGGCTCGTCGTCGACCTCTCGACCGGGGTCCCGCGGGCCGCGGTGATCTGCCGGCTCAACCGCGCGGGGCGCCAGGAGTGGTGCCTGCCCAAGGGTCACCTCGAAGGCGAGGAGACCCTCGAAGAGGCCGCGGTGCGCGAGATCGAGGAGGAGACCGGGATCCGCGGCGAGATCGTCGAGGACCTCGGCAGCATCGACTACTGGTTCTCAGCCGACGGCCGTCGCATCCACAAGGTCGTGCACCTGTTCCTGCTCAAGGCGACCGGCGGCACCCTGACCGTGGAGAACGACCCGGACGCCGAGGCCATCGACGTCGAGTGGATCGCGTTCAGCGACCTCGACGCACGGCTCGCCTTCCCCAACGAGCGTCGGGCCGCCCTCGCCGCGACCGCACTGCTGGGCGAACTGGCGTGA
- a CDS encoding DUF6049 family protein — MSGNGPSRRQLLAGLAGGGALLAAAAPARASTAKPTPEDTAETTASTLPARVVLLEVTPSAYSAADPARSTILVRARVENTGSDALTGLTARLVAQRSPSVARSALDGWARASERTSITRSSASSEDVTVGTGDLAVDESAEVELTLPAAALGNGVGAHLAAVEVSDKSGKVGGARTFLVSAPQGVTPTPLTLLLPLVAGRDGSASGLASAVEGRLAPLVSASADPRVAWALDPALLAAAANVTTAGTSGQPTASSTPQPTVDESRTVSVWLADLRAAATGRVVVALPYGDPDLAALDRSEDGPDLLGRCVAAGAGAFDDLGAVVVRDVAWPADEAADDDLLALALGVGASTVVLDDACLPPDVDLTYTPAGRASVTVLDSVVEAVVADRTMSSVLADSVDADQVVLVRQRLIAEAATTTLQRPSDARGQLLVAPRSFNPVAGAIEALVADVEASGWASWQSLTDLIATDPGPGSRSGPEIATATARAALPARHVADVESALTEVDDFSSALQTTDGRPDAGLLTQQRAALLLLGASWRGHTDELPAARETLERTVASLTTGISIAGGSVRNLAAERSELPITLVNELDVPVQVDLVLTPRSPRVQLDAVPRQTVPARSQQRVGVPVRALANGSVVVEAQLRTPAGSAIGAPVAVDLNVRADVENWISGVVGGGAAALLVLGVVRAVKKGRRRVDEAEHADVTPAPAHQDEDESAPTGQG; from the coding sequence ATGAGCGGGAACGGCCCGAGCCGGCGGCAGCTGCTCGCCGGTCTCGCGGGCGGTGGTGCCCTGCTCGCCGCCGCCGCCCCGGCGCGGGCCAGCACCGCGAAACCCACCCCGGAGGACACGGCGGAGACCACCGCGAGCACCCTGCCGGCGCGCGTCGTCCTGCTGGAGGTCACCCCGTCGGCCTACTCCGCGGCCGATCCCGCCCGCTCGACGATCCTCGTGCGGGCCCGGGTGGAGAACACCGGGAGCGACGCCCTGACCGGTCTGACGGCCCGGCTCGTCGCGCAGCGCTCGCCGTCGGTGGCCCGTTCCGCCCTCGACGGCTGGGCCCGCGCGTCGGAGCGCACGTCCATCACCCGCTCCTCGGCGAGCTCCGAGGACGTCACCGTCGGCACCGGTGACCTCGCCGTCGACGAGAGCGCCGAGGTCGAGCTGACCCTGCCGGCGGCCGCGCTGGGCAACGGGGTGGGGGCGCACCTCGCGGCCGTCGAGGTCTCCGACAAGAGCGGCAAGGTCGGCGGTGCCCGCACGTTCCTGGTCTCCGCCCCGCAGGGCGTCACGCCGACGCCGTTGACGCTGCTGCTGCCGCTGGTCGCCGGCCGTGACGGCTCGGCGAGCGGGCTCGCGAGCGCCGTCGAGGGCCGCCTCGCGCCGCTGGTCAGCGCCAGCGCCGACCCCCGGGTCGCGTGGGCGCTCGACCCGGCCCTGCTCGCCGCGGCCGCGAACGTCACGACGGCGGGGACGAGCGGTCAGCCGACCGCCTCGAGCACCCCGCAACCCACCGTGGACGAGAGCCGGACCGTCTCGGTCTGGCTGGCCGACCTGCGGGCCGCCGCGACCGGCCGCGTCGTCGTCGCCCTGCCCTACGGCGACCCGGACCTCGCCGCCCTGGACCGCTCCGAGGACGGGCCCGACCTGCTGGGACGCTGCGTCGCCGCCGGGGCCGGGGCCTTCGACGACCTCGGCGCGGTCGTGGTCCGCGACGTCGCCTGGCCCGCCGACGAGGCCGCCGACGACGACCTGCTGGCGCTCGCGCTGGGGGTCGGGGCCTCCACCGTCGTCCTGGACGACGCCTGCCTCCCGCCCGACGTGGACCTCACCTACACCCCGGCGGGGCGGGCGAGCGTGACGGTGCTCGACTCCGTCGTCGAGGCGGTGGTGGCGGACCGGACGATGTCGTCGGTGCTCGCGGACTCCGTGGACGCCGACCAGGTGGTGCTCGTGCGGCAGCGGCTCATCGCCGAGGCCGCGACGACGACGTTGCAGCGCCCGAGCGACGCGCGCGGTCAGCTGCTGGTGGCCCCGCGCAGCTTCAACCCCGTCGCCGGGGCGATCGAGGCGCTCGTCGCCGACGTGGAGGCGTCGGGGTGGGCGAGCTGGCAGTCGCTGACCGACCTCATCGCCACCGACCCCGGACCGGGGTCGCGCTCCGGCCCGGAGATCGCGACGGCCACCGCCCGCGCCGCGCTGCCCGCCCGCCACGTCGCCGACGTCGAGTCGGCCCTCACCGAGGTCGACGACTTCTCCAGCGCCCTGCAGACCACGGACGGCCGGCCCGACGCGGGGCTGCTGACCCAGCAACGGGCCGCGTTGCTGCTGCTGGGGGCGTCCTGGCGGGGGCACACCGATGAGCTCCCCGCCGCGCGCGAGACGCTGGAACGGACGGTCGCCTCCCTCACGACGGGCATCAGCATCGCCGGCGGCAGCGTCCGCAACCTGGCCGCCGAACGCAGCGAGCTGCCGATCACGCTGGTCAACGAGCTGGACGTCCCGGTGCAGGTGGACCTCGTGCTGACGCCCCGCAGCCCGCGGGTCCAGCTCGACGCGGTGCCCCGTCAGACCGTCCCCGCCCGCAGCCAGCAGCGCGTCGGGGTGCCGGTGCGCGCGCTGGCCAACGGCAGCGTCGTCGTCGAGGCGCAGCTGCGGACCCCCGCCGGCAGCGCGATCGGGGCGCCCGTCGCGGTGGACCTCAACGTCCGCGCCGACGTGGAGAACTGGATCAGCGGGGTCGTCGGCGGGGGCGCGGCCGCGCTGCTCGTGCTCGGGGTGGTCCGCGCTGTGAAGAAGGGCCGGCGGCGCGTCGACGAGGCCGAGCACGCCGACGTGACCCCCGCCCCCGCCCACCAGGACGAGGACGAGTCAGCGCCGACCGGGCAGGGGTAG